From a single Solidesulfovibrio fructosivorans JJ] genomic region:
- a CDS encoding phosphoenolpyruvate carboxykinase (ATP): MASRASHDYYRDDMTRMPPLRSIAQTLCLDRRVRKVTAAEAYALARKQHDVMDTDLPVYPPAARRLGLPEGATVIDNCHGRIVGRTAKARRFYNRMEPSERRKVEADLREAVYEMQRYPLIKAEAILGLDADLMIKATIVTTEDDAVNVFNWLANFTPYEELAEVYAKSPVLPIPDILVVGFNHWTTRDPYYHNEGGPQLALVDEEANVIFNLGMRYFGERKKGTLTLAWTSGMRLGMAACHGGIKEIDFSGCQDAEVQAKGKRSIAFFGLSGTGKSSHTNSHDNGGTLPAGFSKVVLHDDAFQIDCAGKVCRVWEPTLFDKTDSRPLGHPDWRYTISAMNLALTENDGKVLPLGQDVRNPNGRALIDRDLLGAYVNRCAFPDIMVWLMKDTCLPPVVRFADRGLAVAMGASLMTRRNLAENVNEDELKKLVFEPFANPFRVYELWKDVEAFLNVFVAGAVGYAFNSVGFWKSSDRDLRNIPLATSLTLQTALLLDQLEWRDWDLLPGAQIPEKESVERLLPGYAATYDPENVENRERYLETLKDRFHQRRVFLQNSDLHNQPELLMKLVNALMARA, from the coding sequence ATGGCCAGCCGCGCCAGTCACGACTACTACCGCGACGACATGACCAGGATGCCGCCGCTGCGCTCCATCGCCCAAACCCTCTGCCTGGACCGCCGCGTGCGCAAGGTCACGGCGGCCGAGGCCTATGCCTTGGCCAGGAAGCAGCATGACGTCATGGATACGGACCTGCCGGTCTATCCTCCCGCGGCCCGGCGTCTCGGGCTGCCCGAAGGCGCGACGGTCATCGACAACTGCCACGGCCGCATCGTCGGCCGCACGGCCAAGGCCCGGCGTTTTTACAACCGCATGGAGCCGAGCGAACGACGCAAGGTGGAGGCGGACCTGCGCGAGGCCGTCTACGAGATGCAGCGCTATCCGCTGATCAAGGCCGAGGCGATTCTCGGCCTCGACGCCGATCTCATGATCAAGGCCACCATCGTGACCACCGAGGATGACGCGGTCAACGTCTTCAACTGGCTGGCCAACTTCACCCCGTACGAGGAACTGGCCGAGGTCTACGCCAAGAGCCCGGTCCTGCCGATTCCCGACATCCTGGTCGTGGGGTTCAACCATTGGACCACGCGCGACCCGTATTATCACAACGAGGGCGGGCCCCAGCTGGCCCTCGTCGACGAGGAAGCCAACGTCATTTTCAACCTCGGCATGCGCTATTTCGGCGAGCGCAAAAAAGGCACGCTCACCCTGGCCTGGACCTCGGGCATGCGGCTCGGCATGGCCGCCTGCCACGGCGGCATCAAGGAAATCGATTTTTCCGGCTGCCAGGACGCGGAAGTGCAAGCCAAGGGCAAGCGCTCCATCGCCTTTTTCGGCCTTTCCGGCACGGGCAAGTCGTCCCACACCAATTCCCACGACAACGGCGGCACGCTGCCGGCGGGCTTTTCCAAGGTGGTGCTCCACGACGACGCCTTCCAGATCGACTGCGCCGGCAAGGTCTGCCGGGTCTGGGAGCCCACGCTGTTCGACAAGACCGATTCCCGGCCGCTGGGGCATCCGGACTGGCGCTACACGATTTCGGCCATGAACCTGGCCTTGACCGAGAATGACGGTAAGGTGCTGCCGCTCGGGCAGGACGTGCGCAACCCCAACGGCCGGGCGCTCATCGACCGCGACCTGCTCGGGGCCTACGTCAACCGCTGCGCCTTTCCCGACATCATGGTCTGGCTCATGAAGGACACCTGCCTGCCGCCGGTGGTGCGTTTCGCCGACCGGGGACTGGCCGTGGCCATGGGCGCGTCGCTGATGACCCGGCGCAACCTGGCCGAGAACGTCAACGAGGACGAGCTCAAAAAGCTCGTGTTCGAGCCGTTCGCCAATCCCTTCCGGGTCTATGAGCTGTGGAAGGACGTGGAGGCGTTTTTAAACGTGTTCGTGGCTGGAGCCGTGGGCTACGCCTTCAATTCCGTGGGCTTTTGGAAGTCCTCGGACCGGGACCTGCGCAATATCCCCCTGGCCACGTCGCTGACCTTGCAAACCGCCTTGCTTCTCGATCAGCTCGAGTGGCGCGACTGGGACCTGCTCCCCGGAGCCCAGATTCCGGAAAAGGAAAGCGTCGAGCGGCTCCTGCCGGGCTATGCCGCGACCTACGACCCCGAAAATGTGGAAAACCGCGAACGCTATCTGGAAACCCTCAAGGACCGCTTTCACCAGCGCCGGGTGTTCCTGCAGAATTCCGATCTGCACAACCAGCCGGAACTGCTTATGAAGCTTGTGAATGCACTTATGGCCCGGGCGTAA
- a CDS encoding sigma 54-interacting transcriptional regulator translates to MIDPLTSFDSAGPAFYRALSRIAAVTGPGRAVRRGLENALVILVETLGYRRACLELHDLPQEGARIILSHGKDQGLDHLYGPAPLSTGQVIGSGRSLVLQDIKDHPDFLGRPPEELTSLSYICVPVSVPEPDGQVEGFEPVSRTGVIGALSVDLPKAPMVFLEAQREFLTVVGAVIGNGALRLRDELDRSRRRPSVVPQALETKPETGEAPAASEIITPVAASKSMRLVLRQIAQAADAGDPVLLRGEEGTGKETLARYLHAQGDRRHRPFVRLACGDKPAEAVLEALFGVQKGERSKATRSRRGIFELAGGGIVFLDDIDELPVSAQKQVLRIIQEGFVERLGGEAPVPVDARVVAATRTSLEDALARGEFLEDLYYALGVFSIFVPPLRERTGDILPLAECFLEEFSRRTGNSVRRISTPAIDLLNQYHWPGNVRELAHCMERAATLCDEAVLRTYHLPPTLQTGESSGTEPSLSFGEAVADFETELLVEALKKAKGNMYQAARNLRESYRVVNYKVKKYGIDPKRFTPGRHG, encoded by the coding sequence GTGATCGATCCGCTCACTTCCTTCGACAGCGCGGGCCCGGCCTTCTATCGGGCGCTTTCGCGCATCGCGGCCGTAACGGGTCCCGGCCGGGCCGTGCGCCGGGGGCTCGAAAACGCCCTGGTCATCCTGGTCGAGACGCTTGGCTATCGGCGCGCCTGTCTGGAGCTGCACGACCTGCCCCAGGAAGGCGCGCGCATCATCCTGTCCCACGGCAAGGACCAGGGGCTGGACCATCTTTATGGCCCGGCCCCGTTGTCCACCGGACAGGTCATCGGTTCCGGGCGGTCCCTGGTCCTCCAGGACATCAAGGACCACCCGGACTTTCTGGGCCGCCCTCCCGAGGAGTTGACCAGCCTGTCCTACATCTGCGTGCCCGTAAGCGTGCCCGAGCCGGACGGACAGGTCGAGGGCTTCGAACCGGTCAGCCGCACCGGCGTGATCGGGGCCTTGAGCGTCGACCTGCCCAAGGCGCCCATGGTCTTTCTGGAAGCCCAGCGGGAATTTTTGACCGTGGTCGGCGCGGTCATCGGCAACGGCGCATTGCGTCTTCGCGACGAGCTGGACCGGTCCCGACGCCGTCCGTCCGTCGTCCCCCAGGCCTTGGAGACCAAACCGGAAACCGGGGAAGCTCCGGCCGCAAGTGAAATCATCACACCTGTGGCCGCGTCCAAGAGCATGCGCCTGGTGCTGCGCCAGATCGCCCAGGCGGCCGATGCCGGCGATCCGGTGCTCCTTCGCGGCGAGGAAGGCACGGGCAAGGAGACCCTGGCCCGCTACCTGCACGCCCAGGGCGACCGTCGCCATCGTCCCTTCGTGCGTCTGGCCTGCGGCGACAAACCGGCGGAGGCCGTGCTGGAAGCGCTTTTCGGCGTGCAAAAAGGCGAGCGCTCCAAGGCCACCCGGTCCCGCCGGGGAATCTTCGAGCTGGCCGGCGGCGGCATCGTCTTTCTCGACGACATCGACGAGCTGCCCGTAAGCGCCCAGAAGCAGGTGCTGCGCATCATCCAGGAAGGCTTCGTGGAACGGCTCGGCGGCGAAGCGCCGGTGCCCGTGGATGCCCGCGTGGTGGCCGCGACCCGCACCTCCCTGGAAGACGCCCTGGCCAGGGGCGAATTCCTGGAAGACCTCTATTACGCCCTGGGCGTTTTCTCGATTTTCGTGCCGCCGCTTCGGGAACGCACCGGCGACATCCTGCCCCTGGCCGAATGCTTTCTGGAAGAGTTTTCCCGCCGCACGGGCAACAGCGTGCGCCGCATCTCCACTCCCGCCATTGATCTGCTCAACCAGTACCATTGGCCGGGAAACGTCCGCGAACTGGCTCACTGCATGGAGCGGGCCGCCACCTTGTGCGACGAGGCCGTGCTGCGCACCTACCACCTCCCCCCCACGCTGCAGACCGGGGAATCCTCGGGCACGGAACCCTCCCTGTCCTTCGGCGAGGCCGTGGCCGATTTCGAGACCGAACTGCTGGTGGAGGCTCTCAAAAAGGCCAAGGGCAACATGTACCAGGCCGCGCGCAACCTGCGCGAGAGCTATCGGGTGGTCAACTACAAGGTCAAAAAGTACGGTATCGACCCCAAGCGATTCACCCCGGGCCGCCACGGCTGA
- the iorA gene encoding indolepyruvate ferredoxin oxidoreductase subunit alpha codes for MGKELLTAAAGETLLLLGNEAIARGALEGGVRFVTCYPGTPSSEVPDTFFRLSKDGPYYFEYSVNEKVALEVAGGATLAGLPTLVTMKHVGVNVAADPLMTLAYVTAPGGLVLLSADDPGCHSSQNEQDNRLYARLGGLPCFEPATAQECKDMARDALLLSRRLEAPVLLRTTTRVNHVRGPVTFGALPDTPAEKPFAKNPAKYVPLPASARLMHVRLLERLEKAREAAETSPYNTERGAGDVGFIASGAARNYLADVLEEDGLEGAVRVLELGMSYPLPENRIADFLGKCRKVVIVEELEPVLENEIRALAQKRGVTVEIVGKGPHLPRLGEYATVNVRAAVNAALGRETAAVETLSVPADLPKRPPNLCAGCPHRAAYYAVREVFGDDAVYSSDIGCYTLGFLPPFRAADFLLCMGSSISAGAGFARASGKPVVAFIGDSTFFHSGITGLIDAVAYNHDILIVILDNRTTAMTGHQPNPGVDTTIFGENPNPVDLSALIKACGITPVKVNPLNHKATIAALTEFAGQSGPRVLIAEYPCPIHARRVGQAKKTPPARVTGDPAACLTVRDNLACPAFAMVEGVFTINAEQCDGCMYCVQLSADIKPGKKEAR; via the coding sequence GTGGGTAAGGAATTATTGACCGCGGCGGCCGGAGAAACGCTGCTTCTGCTCGGCAACGAGGCCATCGCCCGGGGAGCCCTCGAGGGAGGGGTCCGGTTCGTGACCTGTTATCCGGGCACGCCCTCGTCCGAGGTGCCGGACACGTTTTTTCGCCTGTCCAAGGACGGACCTTATTACTTCGAATATTCGGTCAACGAGAAAGTAGCCCTCGAGGTGGCCGGCGGCGCGACCCTGGCCGGGCTGCCCACCCTGGTGACCATGAAGCACGTCGGCGTCAACGTGGCCGCCGATCCCCTCATGACCCTGGCCTACGTCACGGCCCCGGGCGGGTTGGTCCTGCTTTCGGCCGACGACCCGGGCTGCCACTCCTCGCAAAACGAACAGGACAACCGCCTCTACGCGCGCCTCGGCGGACTGCCCTGCTTCGAGCCGGCCACGGCCCAGGAATGCAAGGACATGGCCCGCGACGCCCTGCTCCTTTCGCGCCGTCTCGAAGCGCCGGTGCTTTTGCGCACCACCACCCGCGTCAACCATGTGCGCGGCCCCGTGACCTTCGGCGCCCTGCCGGACACGCCGGCCGAAAAACCCTTTGCGAAAAATCCGGCCAAGTACGTGCCACTGCCCGCCTCGGCCCGGCTCATGCATGTGCGCCTGCTCGAACGCCTGGAAAAGGCGCGCGAAGCGGCCGAAACCTCGCCCTACAACACCGAGCGCGGCGCGGGCGACGTCGGCTTCATCGCCTCGGGCGCGGCCCGCAATTACCTCGCCGACGTGCTGGAAGAAGACGGGCTGGAAGGCGCGGTGCGCGTGCTCGAACTGGGCATGAGCTACCCGCTGCCGGAAAACCGCATCGCCGACTTCCTCGGCAAATGCCGCAAGGTGGTCATCGTCGAGGAACTGGAACCGGTGCTGGAAAACGAAATCCGCGCCCTGGCCCAGAAACGCGGCGTCACTGTGGAAATCGTCGGCAAGGGGCCGCATCTGCCACGCCTTGGCGAGTACGCCACGGTCAACGTGCGCGCGGCGGTCAATGCCGCCCTCGGCCGTGAGACCGCCGCCGTCGAAACCCTGTCCGTGCCGGCCGACCTGCCGAAGCGCCCGCCGAACCTGTGCGCCGGCTGCCCCCACCGGGCCGCCTACTACGCCGTGCGCGAAGTCTTCGGCGACGACGCCGTCTATTCCTCGGACATCGGCTGCTACACGCTGGGTTTTCTGCCGCCGTTTCGGGCCGCCGACTTCCTTTTGTGCATGGGCTCGTCGATCTCCGCCGGCGCGGGTTTCGCCCGGGCCTCGGGCAAGCCCGTGGTGGCCTTTATCGGCGACTCCACCTTCTTTCATTCCGGCATCACCGGCCTGATTGACGCCGTGGCCTACAACCACGACATCCTGATCGTGATCCTGGACAACCGCACCACGGCCATGACCGGCCACCAGCCCAACCCCGGCGTCGACACCACCATCTTCGGGGAAAACCCCAATCCGGTGGACCTGTCGGCGCTGATCAAGGCCTGCGGCATCACCCCGGTCAAGGTCAACCCGCTCAACCACAAGGCGACCATCGCGGCGCTTACGGAATTCGCCGGCCAGTCCGGTCCCCGCGTGCTCATCGCCGAGTACCCCTGCCCCATCCATGCCCGGCGCGTGGGCCAGGCCAAAAAGACCCCACCCGCCCGGGTGACCGGCGATCCGGCAGCCTGCCTCACCGTGCGCGACAATCTGGCCTGCCCGGCCTTCGCCATGGTGGAGGGCGTTTTCACCATCAACGCCGAACAATGCGACGGCTGCATGTACTGCGTGCAGCTCTCTGCCGACATCAAGCCCGGCAAGAAGGAGGCCCGATGA
- a CDS encoding indolepyruvate oxidoreductase subunit beta → MNRARIFLTGVGGQGTLTATTLLARTALDAGLPVTAGEIHGMAQRGGVVESTILIGGYKSPVISKGEADVLLGFELLETLRALPMLKRGGIVVGNSESVQPVGVCLGRECYPPLDAVLETARGFAARVVMVPCISLAEQAGTAKAANMVLIAAAAACGALPFGVDALVRSVEKYLKPKIVPLNLKALELGAAAAATGQAA, encoded by the coding sequence ATGAACCGCGCGCGCATTTTCCTTACCGGCGTCGGCGGCCAGGGAACCCTCACCGCCACCACCCTGCTCGCCCGAACCGCCCTGGACGCGGGACTGCCCGTCACGGCCGGCGAGATCCACGGCATGGCCCAACGCGGCGGCGTGGTGGAGTCGACCATACTGATCGGCGGCTACAAAAGCCCGGTCATCTCCAAGGGCGAGGCCGACGTGCTGCTCGGCTTCGAGCTGCTCGAAACCCTGCGCGCCCTGCCAATGCTTAAGCGCGGCGGGATCGTGGTCGGCAACAGTGAATCCGTCCAGCCGGTCGGCGTTTGCCTCGGCCGGGAATGCTACCCGCCCCTCGACGCCGTGCTCGAAACGGCTCGCGGCTTCGCCGCCCGGGTGGTCATGGTGCCCTGCATCAGCCTGGCCGAACAGGCCGGCACGGCCAAGGCCGCCAACATGGTGCTGATCGCGGCGGCGGCGGCCTGCGGCGCGCTGCCCTTCGGCGTCGACGCCCTGGTCCGGTCTGTGGAGAAATATTTGAAACCCAAAATCGTCCCGCTCAACCTCAAGGCTCTCGAGCTTGGGGCCGCGGCGGCTGCTACGGGTCAGGCGGCGTGA
- a CDS encoding M16 family metallopeptidase: protein MRWRFSLLPLTLLLALAAVAAAAEPPHVVRLPNGLTVMVIEDNRFPLVAERLFVHAGSGYETPKQAGLSHLLEHMVFKSTAKRPAGQVASDVEGAGGELNASTSFDSTVYRVDMPADRWKLGLDVFKDMIFGAKFVPEELDSERKVVLSELARGRDNPDNRLFQMTQAMAWPGQSYGWPIIGFPETVSKFTADDLRAYVKERYQPQSMLLVVAGKVRTEDVVQEVEALFGSLANDRPQTPVLPYVQPGLAVGQPLVKVEYGQWNKVRLQLSFPTPGIRAADEASLDVLSRLLAGDETSRLYRTFKYEKKLVDDISCASMTLERGGLFIIDVSLDAKNVAAFWQGLLTELSHLRGASFTDRELARVKLNIEDGLYQTKETLAGMAMKAGYFRFYGYDPDGEANYLRAVRLVDQKSLQAVIEATLRPGRRLVAALVPKADEKTVTAEELTSLADKAWPAPKAAPGTTTTRAAGGVAAPEVADLGGGHTLVLLPDKTLPYVSVSLVYNGGDALLAKNRQGLAELVANSLTTGTKKLSANALEDFLADRAADLSAAAGRDAFSVSAKFPSRFQKDMFGLVSDVLLTPAFLPSEVSREVSDQLAAIKSQEDKPLGLAFRKLFPFLFTDTGYAYMRLGQPDTVRTFTAADVAGFWTAQKERPWVMAVCGDFDPAAVRALADKLAKAGGTAKPFTFATPKWGGKREDALHLPGRNQTHLLMVFPVPGLRSPDTPGLELLNNVLAGQSGLLFSRLRESESLGYSVTSFLWQADTTGFLAFYIGTSPDKADAALDGFRRVAAQLRQTPLPDEMMLRAKNVLSGDYYRDRQALSSRSAEAARSLSQGLPLDNDRRVVEAAQSLTPENLKALAEKYLKPEAAYILKVQP from the coding sequence ATGCGTTGGCGTTTTTCCCTTCTCCCGCTCACGTTGCTTTTGGCCCTGGCCGCCGTCGCGGCCGCCGCCGAACCGCCGCATGTCGTGCGCCTGCCGAACGGCCTGACCGTCATGGTCATCGAGGACAATCGTTTTCCGTTGGTGGCCGAGCGGCTCTTCGTCCATGCCGGCTCGGGCTACGAAACGCCCAAGCAGGCGGGCTTAAGCCACCTGCTCGAACACATGGTCTTCAAATCCACGGCCAAACGCCCGGCCGGACAGGTGGCTTCGGACGTAGAAGGAGCGGGGGGAGAGCTTAATGCCTCCACCAGCTTCGACAGCACGGTCTATCGGGTGGATATGCCGGCGGACCGCTGGAAGCTCGGCCTCGACGTCTTCAAGGACATGATTTTCGGGGCCAAGTTCGTGCCCGAGGAACTTGATTCCGAGCGCAAGGTCGTGTTGTCGGAACTGGCCCGGGGCCGGGACAATCCCGACAACCGGCTGTTTCAGATGACCCAGGCCATGGCCTGGCCCGGCCAGTCCTACGGCTGGCCCATCATCGGCTTTCCCGAGACGGTTTCCAAATTCACCGCCGACGACCTGCGCGCCTACGTCAAAGAGCGCTACCAGCCCCAATCCATGCTGCTTGTGGTCGCCGGCAAGGTGCGGACCGAGGACGTCGTGCAGGAGGTCGAGGCGCTCTTCGGCTCCCTGGCCAACGACCGGCCCCAGACGCCGGTTCTGCCCTATGTCCAACCCGGCCTTGCCGTGGGCCAGCCCCTGGTAAAGGTGGAATACGGACAGTGGAACAAGGTGCGCCTGCAACTTTCCTTTCCCACCCCCGGCATCCGCGCCGCCGACGAAGCCTCGCTGGACGTGTTGTCCCGGCTTCTGGCCGGCGACGAGACCAGCCGGCTGTACCGCACCTTCAAGTACGAGAAGAAGCTGGTCGACGATATTTCCTGCGCCTCGATGACCTTGGAGCGGGGCGGGCTTTTCATCATCGACGTTTCACTGGACGCGAAAAACGTGGCCGCCTTCTGGCAGGGGCTGCTCACGGAACTGTCCCATTTGCGGGGCGCGTCGTTTACCGACCGTGAACTGGCCCGGGTCAAGCTCAATATCGAGGACGGCCTGTACCAAACCAAGGAGACTTTGGCCGGCATGGCCATGAAGGCCGGCTACTTCCGTTTCTACGGCTACGATCCCGACGGCGAGGCCAACTATCTGCGCGCCGTGCGGCTGGTGGACCAGAAGTCCCTGCAGGCGGTCATCGAGGCCACGCTGCGTCCCGGGCGCCGGCTGGTCGCCGCCTTGGTTCCCAAGGCCGACGAGAAGACGGTCACGGCCGAGGAATTGACGTCCCTGGCCGACAAGGCCTGGCCGGCGCCCAAGGCCGCTCCCGGCACCACGACGACCCGGGCCGCCGGGGGCGTGGCCGCGCCCGAGGTGGCGGATCTCGGCGGCGGGCACACGCTGGTGCTGTTGCCCGACAAGACGCTGCCCTACGTGTCCGTGTCCCTGGTCTACAATGGCGGGGACGCGCTTTTGGCCAAAAACAGGCAGGGGTTGGCGGAACTCGTCGCCAACAGCCTGACCACGGGCACGAAAAAGCTTTCGGCCAACGCCCTGGAGGATTTTCTGGCCGACCGGGCCGCCGATCTTTCCGCCGCGGCCGGCCGCGACGCCTTTTCCGTGTCGGCCAAGTTCCCCAGCCGCTTCCAGAAGGACATGTTCGGCCTCGTCTCCGATGTGCTGCTCACCCCGGCCTTTTTGCCCTCCGAAGTATCGCGCGAAGTGTCGGACCAGCTCGCGGCCATCAAATCCCAGGAGGACAAGCCGCTCGGGCTCGCCTTCCGCAAGCTCTTCCCGTTCCTTTTCACCGACACCGGCTACGCCTATATGCGCCTGGGCCAACCGGACACGGTGCGGACCTTCACGGCTGCGGACGTCGCCGGCTTCTGGACGGCCCAGAAGGAGCGGCCCTGGGTCATGGCCGTGTGCGGCGATTTCGATCCCGCCGCCGTGCGCGCCCTGGCCGACAAGCTGGCCAAGGCCGGCGGAACGGCCAAGCCCTTTACTTTCGCCACGCCCAAGTGGGGCGGGAAGCGCGAGGATGCGCTGCATCTCCCCGGTCGCAACCAGACCCATCTGCTCATGGTCTTCCCGGTGCCGGGGCTGCGTTCGCCGGATACCCCGGGGCTCGAACTCCTAAACAACGTCCTGGCCGGGCAAAGCGGGCTGCTTTTTTCGCGCCTGCGCGAAAGCGAAAGCCTCGGGTATTCCGTGACCTCGTTTCTCTGGCAGGCGGATACCACCGGCTTCTTGGCCTTTTACATCGGCACGTCGCCCGACAAGGCCGACGCGGCCTTGGACGGCTTCAGGCGCGTGGCGGCCCAGCTGCGCCAGACGCCACTGCCCGACGAGATGATGTTGCGGGCCAAGAACGTCCTGTCCGGGGATTATTACCGGGACCGGCAGGCGCTTTCCTCGCGCAGCGCCGAGGCGGCCCGGTCGCTGTCCCAGGGCCTGCCGCTCGATAACGACCGCCGGGTGGTCGAGGCGGCCCAGTCGCTCACCCCGGAAAACCTCAAGGCGCTGGCCGAGAAATACCTGAAGCCCGAAGCGGCCTACATCTTAAAAGTGCAGCCCTGA
- a CDS encoding OsmC family protein, with protein MIRCRTLETPLQVEFSSGEHTGVCDATPDKGGQGQGFRPHELLEAALGSCTSMIITMYAKNHGIALTGVGVSVTLDRSEPGITAFDCAITLSGDLTDEERQRLLRAARACPVRKTLSAKLIFREKGEVG; from the coding sequence ATGATACGATGCCGCACCCTCGAGACGCCGTTACAGGTGGAGTTTTCAAGCGGCGAGCATACCGGCGTGTGCGACGCGACGCCGGACAAGGGCGGGCAAGGCCAGGGCTTTCGACCCCACGAACTGCTCGAAGCGGCCCTGGGCTCGTGCACGTCCATGATCATCACCATGTACGCCAAAAATCACGGCATCGCCCTTACGGGCGTCGGCGTCAGCGTAACGCTCGATCGCAGCGAACCCGGGATCACGGCCTTCGACTGCGCCATCACGCTTTCCGGCGACCTGACCGACGAGGAGCGACAGCGCCTCTTGCGCGCGGCCAGGGCTTGCCCGGTGCGCAAGACGCTTTCCGCCAAGCTGATCTTTCGAGAGAAAGGGGAGGTAGGATAG